A window of Deltaproteobacteria bacterium contains these coding sequences:
- a CDS encoding hydantoinase B/oxoprolinase family protein, translating to MEAVVSSVDPVTFEILSHRVYQIAMEMGTTLERVGGTVNTTQMHDYMAALYLANGDVLCAGDAMGWHVACAGVAVKRIIERFEKHGGIYPDDIFLLNDPYVAAIHQSDVYVVSPIHFKGKLMGWSATFVHVMDIGALSPGGNSPEATEICHEGIRIPGIKLVERGELRQDLFDAFINMTRQPVMVGLDLKCEIAANNVAKSRMQDLYEQFGPELVAAVSQEMLHYSESILRKRLEEIPDGLWRDSGSIEAGDTWTVEVALKKQGSRLLFDFSGSSPQAKKGINMPYHATFGACYEAILCTLAYDLPKNHGALNPIEVIAPAGTVVNCTAPAPVSLNTTSGGATVKYVANSVIMQMLATSAKWNGEVMALNAGHRLARHAGVNQHGNFYVSTLSEGALDGVGAGSYKDGEDTGTGLSCHNIEWLEANFPLLYLFRRHTPGGAGAGKYRGGTGSESALTTYDAPKGKIRGVALGVAGLRNSGQGIFGGYPGAPSLLSLVQGARVTEKIASKESPDRLEELGGESQLLPYCEFDLAPDDILYMRMSSGGGYGDPLEREPDRVLRDVADGIVSRQDARAIYGVVIDGDEPVLDRVATDKLRAELFKQRLEQFKSNGT from the coding sequence ATGGAGGCGGTTGTCAGCAGCGTCGATCCGGTTACTTTCGAGATCTTGTCGCATCGCGTCTACCAGATCGCCATGGAAATGGGCACGACGCTGGAACGCGTCGGCGGCACAGTGAACACGACACAGATGCACGACTACATGGCGGCGCTCTATCTCGCCAACGGCGACGTCCTGTGCGCCGGCGATGCCATGGGCTGGCATGTCGCCTGTGCCGGCGTCGCGGTCAAGCGCATCATTGAGCGCTTCGAGAAGCATGGCGGTATCTACCCCGACGATATCTTTTTGCTCAACGATCCGTACGTTGCGGCAATCCATCAGTCGGATGTTTACGTCGTGTCGCCGATCCACTTCAAAGGCAAACTGATGGGTTGGAGCGCGACGTTCGTTCACGTCATGGACATCGGCGCGCTGTCGCCTGGCGGCAACTCGCCGGAAGCTACGGAGATTTGCCACGAAGGCATTCGCATCCCCGGCATCAAGCTGGTCGAGCGCGGCGAGCTGCGCCAAGATTTATTCGATGCGTTCATCAATATGACGCGCCAGCCGGTGATGGTTGGACTCGATCTCAAATGTGAGATCGCCGCCAACAACGTCGCCAAGTCGCGCATGCAGGACCTCTACGAACAGTTCGGTCCCGAGCTGGTGGCGGCGGTGTCGCAGGAGATGCTGCACTATTCGGAATCGATCCTGCGCAAGCGGCTGGAAGAAATTCCTGATGGCCTTTGGCGCGACAGTGGCAGCATCGAGGCAGGCGATACTTGGACGGTCGAAGTAGCGCTCAAAAAACAGGGGAGCCGTTTGCTGTTCGACTTCAGCGGCAGCAGCCCGCAGGCGAAAAAGGGCATCAACATGCCGTACCATGCAACCTTCGGCGCCTGCTACGAGGCGATACTCTGCACGCTGGCCTACGATTTGCCGAAAAATCACGGTGCGCTCAACCCCATCGAAGTCATCGCCCCCGCGGGCACGGTGGTCAATTGCACAGCGCCGGCGCCGGTGTCGCTCAACACCACCTCCGGTGGCGCGACGGTAAAATATGTCGCCAACTCGGTGATCATGCAGATGCTCGCCACCAGCGCGAAGTGGAATGGCGAAGTGATGGCGCTCAACGCCGGCCACCGCTTGGCACGCCATGCCGGCGTCAATCAGCACGGCAACTTTTATGTGTCGACGCTATCGGAAGGCGCGCTTGACGGCGTTGGCGCCGGCTCGTACAAAGACGGCGAAGACACCGGCACCGGGCTGAGCTGTCACAACATCGAATGGCTCGAAGCCAACTTTCCCTTGCTCTATCTCTTCCGGCGCCACACGCCCGGTGGCGCGGGGGCGGGAAAGTATCGCGGCGGCACAGGCAGCGAGTCGGCGCTGACGACCTACGACGCACCCAAGGGGAAAATCCGCGGCGTCGCCCTCGGCGTCGCCGGCTTGCGCAATTCCGGCCAGGGCATCTTTGGCGGTTATCCCGGCGCGCCGAGCTTGCTGTCGCTCGTTCAGGGCGCTCGCGTTACCGAGAAGATCGCCAGCAAAGAATCGCCCGATCGCCTCGAAGAGCTTGGTGGCGAAAGCCAGCTTTTGCCTTATTGCGAATTCGATCTTGCGCCGGACGACATTCTCTACATGCGCATGTCGAGCGGCGGCGGCTACGGCGACCCGCTCGAACGCGAACCAGACAGGGTGCTGCGCGACGTCGCAGACGGCATCGTCTCGCGCCAGGACGCGCGCGCGATTTACGGTGTGGTGATCGATGGCGATGAGCCGGTGTTGGATCGCGTCGCGACGGATAAGCTGCGGGCGGAGTTGTTCAAACAGCGGTTGGAACAGTTCAAGTCCAACGGGACGTAG
- a CDS encoding aspartyl/glutamyl-tRNA amidotransferase subunit A, with amino-acid sequence MKDLDLAGLTISEVAPLIKKKQVSPLELAKNYLDRIGKLNPKLNAYLAMCEDEALAAAKKAEREIRQGNYRGPLHGIPFSIKDNICTKGVVTTAGSKILADWVPNHDATVVERLRAAGTIILGKTNMHEWAKGSNSINPFYGTPYNPWDTSCIPGGSSSGSAVAVAAGMCMGSIGTDSAGSVRNPASLCGTVGLKPTFGRISSYGGVAGTGGYTVNHFGIFTRSVRDCALVLNDTAGYDPKDPISSDAPIMNYTKTLGAPVKGMKIGLIKNYFDQATVSEVRQAFDEALRTLKSLGMKTQEIEIPHIDLIPAAQAASTRPEANSDHDHYLRTRPRDYSPGLLYNLIAGLLTPAPVYVHAQRVRRLICQEFDEAFKSVQLIVAPTIFAPAPSIDDCNRGYIEADGKNINLQDRAGNFLTRYTIPFNVTGLPDMSVCCGYSSKGLPIGMQIVAPPFREDIVFQVADAYERSTAWHKRNPPL; translated from the coding sequence ATGAAGGACCTCGATCTCGCAGGGCTGACGATCAGCGAAGTCGCGCCGCTGATCAAGAAAAAACAAGTCTCACCGCTGGAACTCGCCAAGAACTATCTCGATCGGATCGGGAAGCTTAATCCGAAACTCAACGCCTATCTCGCCATGTGCGAAGATGAAGCTTTAGCCGCAGCCAAAAAAGCCGAGCGCGAGATTCGCCAGGGCAACTATCGCGGGCCGCTCCACGGTATTCCGTTTTCCATCAAAGACAATATTTGCACCAAAGGCGTGGTCACCACCGCCGGCTCAAAGATCCTCGCCGACTGGGTGCCCAATCACGACGCGACGGTGGTCGAGCGGCTGCGCGCCGCGGGAACGATCATTCTCGGCAAGACCAACATGCACGAGTGGGCCAAGGGCAGTAACAGCATCAACCCGTTTTACGGCACACCATACAACCCTTGGGACACAAGCTGCATACCCGGCGGGTCGAGCAGCGGCTCAGCGGTCGCCGTGGCAGCCGGTATGTGCATGGGCTCCATCGGCACCGATAGCGCCGGCTCGGTGCGCAATCCGGCGTCGCTCTGCGGCACCGTCGGCTTGAAGCCGACCTTCGGTAGGATCAGCTCCTACGGCGGCGTCGCCGGCACCGGCGGCTACACCGTAAATCATTTCGGGATTTTCACGCGCAGCGTCAGAGATTGCGCGCTCGTCCTCAATGACACAGCGGGCTACGATCCGAAAGATCCGATCAGCTCCGATGCGCCGATCATGAACTATACGAAAACCCTCGGTGCTCCGGTCAAGGGCATGAAAATCGGACTAATCAAAAATTATTTCGATCAGGCGACGGTTAGCGAAGTGCGCCAAGCGTTCGACGAAGCTTTGAGAACTCTCAAATCGCTCGGCATGAAAACCCAGGAGATTGAGATTCCGCACATCGATCTGATCCCCGCGGCGCAAGCGGCGAGCACGCGGCCCGAGGCCAACTCCGATCACGATCATTATTTGCGCACCCGGCCGAGAGACTATAGTCCGGGGCTGCTGTACAACTTGATCGCCGGTCTCTTGACCCCTGCGCCGGTGTACGTCCATGCCCAGCGCGTGCGCCGGCTGATCTGCCAAGAGTTCGATGAAGCTTTTAAATCAGTCCAGTTAATTGTTGCGCCGACCATCTTCGCGCCGGCGCCGAGCATCGACGATTGTAACCGCGGCTACATCGAAGCCGATGGCAAAAACATTAATCTGCAAGATCGCGCGGGGAATTTCCTAACTCGCTACACGATTCCGTTCAATGTCACTGGGCTCCCGGACATGAGCGTTTGCTGCGGCTACTCATCGAAAGGACTGCCGATCGGTATGCAGATCGTCGCGCCGCCGTTCCGCGAAGATATCGTGTTTCAAGTCGCTGATGCCTACGAGCGCAGCACCGCGTGGCATAAGCGAAATCCGCCGCTGTGA